One genomic window of Cannabis sativa cultivar Pink pepper isolate KNU-18-1 chromosome 2, ASM2916894v1, whole genome shotgun sequence includes the following:
- the LOC115720574 gene encoding superoxide dismutase [Mn], mitochondrial, which translates to MALGNLSRKTLADLGTNGGRLGFVRGLKTFTLPDLPYDYGDLEPAISAEIMMLHHQKHHQTYITNYNKALEQLDQAMAKGDASTVVKLQSAIKFNGGGHINHSIFWNNLAPVQKGGGEPPKKSLGWAIDMQFGSLESLIQKINSEGAALQGSGWVWLALDKELKKITVETTANQDPLVTKGSTLVPLLGVDVWEHAYYLQYKNVKPDYLKNIWKVINWTYASDVYEKESS; encoded by the exons ATGGCACTTGGAAATTTGAGCAGGAAAACCCTAGCGGACCTTGGTACAAATGGAGGACGGTTAGGGTTTGTTCGTGGATTGAAGACCTTCACATTGCCGGACTTGCCTTATGATTACGGTGACCTTGAGCCGGCCATAAGCGCCGAGATTATGATGCTCCATCACCAGAAACACCATCAGACCTACATAACAAATTACAACAAAGCCCTCGAGCAGCTCGATCAAGCCATGGCCAAGGGAGATGCTTCCACCGTCGTTAAATTGCAGAGTGCCATCAAATTCAACGGCGGAg GTCATATAAACCACTCTATATTCTGGAACAATCTCGCCCCTGTTCAA AAAGGTGGTGGTGAGCCTCCAAAGAAATCACTGGGATGGGCCATTGACATGCAGTTTGGCTCACTAGAGTCtctaattcagaaaattaaCTCTGAAGGTGCTGCTTTGCAAGGTTCTGGGTGGGTG TGGCTTGCTCTTGATAAAGAGTTGAAGAAGATTACTGTTGAAACCACAGCAAACCAG GATCCACTTGTTACTAAAGGATCGACTTTAGTCCCTCTGCTCGGAGTAGATGTGTGGGAGCATGCGTACTACTTACAG TACAAAAATGTGAAACCTGATTATCTGAAGAACATATGGAAGGTTATTAACTGGACATATGCAAGTGATGTTTATGAGAAAGAGTCTTCTTAA